A window from Lachnoanaerobaculum umeaense encodes these proteins:
- a CDS encoding carbohydrate ABC transporter permease — MSKLRMSPRQKSELRWGWAFMFPTVLGLLVLNIYPTIRTIYQSFFKTGDFGKGNKFVGFGNYIKLFKGTEIWQAIINTFKYAIVEVPFSIAIALVLAVFLNGKIKGRGIYRTIFFLPMVAAPAAVAMVWRWLYNSEFGLINNIFHSKVNWISNPNIAVYSIAVIGIWSIIGYNMILFISGLQEIPADYYEASSLDGASGIHQFFNITIPLLSPTIFFVTITRVIGGFMVFDLIYMVMDRNNPALPKTQSLVFLFYQYAFRNQDKGMGAAVVVVLLLIVIIITVLQMLAQKKWVHYN; from the coding sequence ATGAGCAAACTGAGAATGTCACCGAGGCAAAAGAGTGAACTAAGATGGGGATGGGCATTTATGTTTCCGACAGTTCTAGGACTATTGGTACTTAATATATATCCTACAATAAGAACAATATATCAAAGCTTTTTCAAAACCGGAGATTTCGGAAAGGGAAATAAGTTCGTAGGTTTTGGAAATTATATAAAGCTTTTTAAAGGCACTGAAATATGGCAGGCAATTATAAATACATTTAAATATGCAATAGTGGAGGTTCCATTTTCTATAGCAATCGCTTTGGTACTTGCAGTATTTTTGAATGGTAAAATAAAGGGTAGAGGAATTTATCGTACTATTTTCTTCTTGCCTATGGTTGCAGCACCTGCAGCAGTGGCCATGGTTTGGAGATGGCTTTATAACTCTGAGTTTGGACTTATAAATAACATTTTTCATTCAAAAGTTAACTGGATTTCAAATCCTAATATAGCTGTATATTCTATTGCGGTTATAGGTATATGGTCAATTATTGGCTACAATATGATTTTGTTTATTTCAGGTTTACAGGAAATACCGGCTGATTATTATGAGGCATCAAGCCTTGACGGTGCTAGTGGAATACATCAATTTTTTAATATTACGATACCATTGCTTTCACCTACTATATTCTTTGTAACAATTACTAGAGTGATAGGTGGCTTCATGGTATTTGACCTTATATATATGGTAATGGATAGGAACAATCCGGCACTTCCAAAAACTCAATCATTAGTATTTTTATTCTATCAATATGCTTTTAGAAATCAGGATAAGGGTATGGGAGCAGCAGTTGTGGTAGTTCTTTTGTTGATTGTTATAATTATTACAGTATTACAAATGTTGGCACAGAAAAAATGGGTTCATTATAACTAG
- a CDS encoding carbohydrate ABC transporter permease yields MKLNKLLIHVILIIVSITMIVPFAWMALTAFKTVTESTSVNPFTILPSKWITSNFTEVINNMDFIKLYLNTLLLIVGRVFFAVMTSTIAGYALARLEFPGKTICFGLVLFQMMVPGQIFIIPQYLMVSKLGMLDTIFALIFPGLVSAFGTFLLRQTFMSLPRDLEEAARIDGCNIGQTFLLIMMPLVRSGMIALGIFTAVFAYKDLMWPMIVNKNVMPLSAALAKMQGQYTNNYPQLMAASLLACIPMIILYLIFQKQFVEGIATSGGKL; encoded by the coding sequence ATGAAATTAAATAAACTTTTAATTCATGTGATACTGATCATTGTATCCATAACTATGATTGTTCCCTTTGCATGGATGGCACTCACAGCTTTTAAAACAGTGACAGAGTCTACCAGCGTGAATCCATTTACAATACTTCCATCAAAATGGATCACATCAAATTTCACTGAAGTCATCAATAATATGGACTTTATTAAATTGTATTTAAATACATTATTGCTGATAGTTGGTAGAGTATTTTTCGCTGTAATGACTTCAACCATAGCGGGTTATGCTTTGGCAAGGCTTGAATTTCCGGGCAAGACTATATGCTTCGGTCTTGTACTGTTCCAGATGATGGTTCCCGGTCAGATATTTATAATACCACAGTATCTTATGGTAAGTAAGCTTGGAATGCTGGATACTATTTTTGCTTTAATTTTTCCGGGACTTGTATCAGCATTTGGAACATTCCTACTTAGACAGACATTTATGTCTCTACCTAGAGATTTGGAAGAGGCGGCAAGAATAGACGGATGTAATATAGGACAGACATTTTTACTTATAATGATGCCACTTGTGCGTTCAGGAATGATTGCACTTGGAATTTTTACAGCTGTGTTTGCATATAAAGATTTGATGTGGCCAATGATTGTAAACAAGAATGTTATGCCTCTATCAGCAGCACTTGCTAAGATGCAGGGACAGTATACGAATAACTATCCACAGCTGATGGCAGCTTCATTACTTGCGTGTATTCCTATGATCATTCTATATCTAATATTCCAGAAGCAGTTTGTAGAAGGTATAGCAACGTCAGGGGGAAAATTATAA
- a CDS encoding alpha-galactosidase, whose protein sequence is MSIKLNGNLITLSTKNTSYQMKIDDLGYLFHTWYGERIEDSDDMSYRISSIDRGFSGNPYETMDRSYSLDVYPQEYPTFGSGDYRADCIQVINPDGTNIVELKYDSYEIKKGKYDLPGLPAFFWNEEEGESLKVNLIDKVSGVRVELLYGVLEKYDIITRAVKIVNTSVNELKIEKALSACIDMVDGDFDLIHFHGKHAMEREFERSPLLHGKMVLESKRGTSSHQQNPFAILAKKDATETFGECVGFAFVYSGSFIIEAEIDQVNQTRLVVGLHPEQFEYILNAGEELVLPEVAFTYSNAGFEKMTHSFHDAVRQNLQQGKFVHTHRPILINNWEATYFDFNADKIFDIASKAKSLGIELLVMDDGWFGERYDDARGLGDWYVNEEKLGSSLKELVDRINAIDMKFGIWFEPEMINEDTRLYREHPDFMIRVPNRKGVKGREQFILDFTRKDVRDYIKDMMVKILDNANIEYIKWDMNRSLSAVYSAKLPVKNMGEFHYRYVLGLYDLLGELTKKYPNIMFEGCSGGGGRYDLGMLYYHPQIWLSDDTDAIERLKIQYGSSFAYPIGSAGAHVSASPNHQTTRKTPFETRATVAMAGTFGYELDLNKVSEKEQEQVKSQVKDYIKYDELIHEGDYYRITSPYDKSRVTAWQVLSKDKKFGLLSAVVQAVEANESNIYIYPRGLESEAYYEIAGEKRRGKVWMKGGVLIPRIKEEYESFRFEIKRV, encoded by the coding sequence ATGTCTATTAAATTAAACGGTAATTTAATTACTCTTTCAACAAAGAATACATCATATCAGATGAAAATTGATGATTTAGGTTATCTTTTCCACACATGGTATGGTGAAAGAATAGAAGACAGCGACGATATGTCTTATCGCATTAGCAGTATAGACAGAGGGTTTAGTGGAAATCCGTATGAGACAATGGATAGAAGTTACTCTTTGGATGTATATCCACAGGAATATCCTACTTTTGGAAGTGGAGATTACAGAGCTGATTGTATTCAGGTAATAAATCCTGACGGTACAAATATAGTGGAATTAAAATATGATTCCTATGAAATAAAAAAGGGAAAATACGACTTGCCGGGACTTCCGGCTTTTTTCTGGAATGAAGAAGAGGGTGAGAGTCTTAAAGTAAACCTTATAGATAAGGTAAGCGGAGTAAGAGTAGAGCTTTTGTATGGTGTACTTGAAAAATATGATATTATCACAAGAGCGGTTAAGATAGTAAATACATCTGTAAATGAACTCAAAATAGAAAAGGCACTTTCAGCATGTATAGATATGGTGGACGGTGATTTTGATCTTATACATTTCCATGGAAAGCATGCTATGGAAAGAGAGTTTGAGAGAAGCCCGCTGTTACACGGAAAGATGGTACTTGAAAGCAAGAGAGGTACATCAAGCCATCAACAAAATCCGTTTGCAATACTTGCAAAAAAGGATGCTACTGAAACATTTGGTGAATGTGTGGGTTTTGCATTTGTATATAGCGGTTCATTTATAATTGAAGCTGAGATAGATCAGGTAAATCAGACAAGACTTGTAGTAGGGCTTCACCCTGAGCAGTTTGAATACATTTTGAATGCAGGTGAGGAACTTGTACTTCCTGAGGTGGCATTTACATATTCAAATGCCGGATTTGAGAAAATGACACATTCATTCCATGATGCTGTAAGACAAAACCTGCAACAGGGTAAGTTTGTACATACACATAGACCTATACTTATAAACAACTGGGAAGCTACTTATTTTGATTTTAATGCGGATAAGATCTTTGATATCGCATCAAAGGCAAAGAGTCTTGGAATAGAGCTTTTGGTTATGGATGACGGATGGTTTGGAGAAAGATATGATGATGCAAGAGGACTTGGAGACTGGTATGTAAACGAAGAGAAACTTGGTTCATCATTAAAGGAATTGGTGGATCGTATCAATGCTATAGATATGAAATTCGGCATCTGGTTTGAGCCTGAAATGATAAATGAGGATACAAGACTTTATAGAGAGCATCCGGATTTTATGATCAGAGTACCGAACAGAAAGGGAGTAAAGGGCAGAGAACAGTTTATTCTTGACTTTACCAGAAAAGATGTTAGAGATTATATTAAAGATATGATGGTAAAAATTCTGGATAATGCAAATATTGAGTATATCAAATGGGATATGAACAGAAGCTTGTCTGCGGTATATTCAGCAAAACTTCCTGTAAAAAATATGGGAGAGTTCCATTACAGATATGTTCTCGGTCTTTATGATTTACTTGGTGAACTTACAAAGAAGTATCCGAATATTATGTTTGAGGGCTGTTCAGGTGGTGGCGGAAGATATGATCTTGGTATGCTTTACTACCATCCTCAAATCTGGCTAAGTGATGATACTGATGCTATTGAAAGATTGAAAATACAGTATGGAAGTTCATTTGCATATCCAATAGGAAGTGCAGGTGCACATGTGTCAGCATCACCTAATCATCAAACTACAAGGAAAACACCTTTTGAAACCAGAGCTACTGTAGCTATGGCCGGTACTTTCGGATATGAGCTTGATTTAAATAAGGTATCAGAAAAAGAGCAGGAGCAGGTAAAGTCTCAGGTTAAGGATTATATAAAATATGATGAGCTGATTCATGAGGGTGATTACTACAGAATCACAAGTCCATATGATAAATCAAGAGTTACTGCTTGGCAGGTTCTCTCAAAGGATAAAAAATTCGGACTTTTAAGTGCTGTGGTACAAGCTGTAGAGGCAAATGAGTCAAATATTTATATTTATCCAAGAGGTCTTGAGAGCGAAGCTTATTATGAGATAGCAGGTGAAAAGAGACGAGGAAAAGTCTGGATGAAAGGTGGGGTTTTAATTCCGAGAATTAAAGAAGAGTACGAGTCATTCAGATTTGAAATAAAAAGAGTTTAG
- a CDS encoding ISNCY family transposase: MDEQRKYDVIKGLVDHPDTANKDRAALILGCTKRHINRMIQGYIKYGKAFFIHGNRGKKPATTICPDIRSQVLDLYRTKYYEANFEHYTELLKKHEGISISSSSVMSILESEYILSPKATKAKRRRIKQTLRAKKEAATSKRELSQIQANLVAVEDAHSRRPRCAYFGELLQMDATPYEWVPGQIWHLHLAIDDASGVVTGAWFDTQETLNGYYHVFEQILTDYGIPYKFLTDKRTVFTYKKKGALSDDKDTYTQFAYACKQLGTQLESSSVPQAKGRIERLNQTLQSRLPIEFRLAGVTDIHKANEFIYHYIKEFNEKFALPLYGIKSVFETQPSKEKINLTLAVLTERTVDAGHAIQFEKKFYKMIDNKGLQTHYRKGTKVMLIKAFDKSMFACVNDKDIYALEEIPAHEHKSKDLDADYKQPKPRKPYIPPMNHPWRLDAFNKFAHSQPHRIEEDIKSA, translated from the coding sequence ATGGATGAACAAAGAAAGTATGATGTTATCAAAGGTCTGGTGGATCACCCAGATACAGCCAATAAGGATAGAGCCGCTCTTATCCTAGGATGCACCAAAAGGCATATAAACCGTATGATACAGGGTTATATTAAATATGGTAAGGCATTCTTTATTCATGGTAACAGAGGCAAAAAGCCGGCTACCACTATCTGTCCTGATATCAGAAGTCAGGTTCTTGATCTATACAGAACTAAATACTACGAGGCTAACTTTGAACACTATACAGAGCTTCTAAAAAAGCATGAAGGCATAAGCATCTCTTCTTCCTCTGTAATGAGTATTTTGGAGTCAGAGTACATTCTATCTCCAAAGGCTACAAAAGCTAAGCGTAGACGCATTAAGCAAACTCTCAGAGCTAAGAAGGAAGCTGCAACATCAAAAAGGGAATTATCACAGATACAAGCTAACTTAGTAGCAGTTGAAGATGCTCACAGTCGTCGTCCAAGATGTGCTTATTTTGGTGAATTGCTTCAGATGGATGCTACCCCTTATGAATGGGTGCCGGGGCAGATATGGCATCTACATTTGGCTATTGATGATGCCTCAGGTGTTGTCACAGGTGCCTGGTTTGACACTCAGGAGACTCTTAATGGATACTACCATGTATTTGAGCAGATTCTTACTGATTATGGTATTCCTTATAAGTTTCTTACTGATAAACGAACTGTATTTACTTACAAGAAAAAAGGTGCCTTATCTGACGACAAAGACACCTATACACAGTTTGCATACGCCTGTAAGCAACTTGGCACACAGCTTGAATCAAGCAGCGTACCACAGGCTAAAGGACGTATAGAACGATTGAATCAGACTTTACAGTCACGCCTGCCTATTGAGTTTAGACTCGCAGGCGTAACCGATATCCATAAAGCCAATGAATTCATTTACCACTACATAAAAGAATTCAATGAGAAGTTCGCACTTCCACTTTATGGTATCAAATCTGTCTTTGAAACGCAACCATCTAAAGAAAAAATAAATCTTACTTTGGCGGTTTTAACTGAGAGAACTGTTGATGCCGGACATGCGATTCAATTCGAGAAGAAATTTTATAAGATGATAGATAATAAAGGATTGCAGACCCATTATCGAAAAGGTACCAAGGTTATGCTTATCAAGGCATTTGATAAGTCTATGTTTGCGTGCGTAAATGACAAAGATATTTATGCACTAGAAGAAATACCGGCTCATGAGCATAAATCTAAGGACTTGGACGCTGACTACAAACAGCCAAAGCCTAGAAAGCCTTATATACCTCCAATGAACCATCCTTGGAGATTGGATGCCTTTAATAAATTCGCACACTCACAGCCACACAGAATTGAAGAAGACATAAAAAGTGCATAA
- a CDS encoding IS1182 family transposase, with amino-acid sequence MILGHNHLCLTQKINFSFYELSLPDDDPVYTLKKVMEDLDFSGLLANCSDKGRTGYNPIMMYAVITYANMRGIRSIDRIVDLCERDIAFIWLTQGRKPKRDAFYEFKSKKLTSDILDDLNYQFMRRLQKEGFVTLKELFIDGTKIEANANRYTFVWRGSINYHLAGLLDSIDKLYSDYNSFLQDNGFGEKYELGNAQMFVIDGIDRVRDIIEKNRKRKITKHKKLSNNRIIEIDNCSPIEILKLQKNLMTIADGEGIVFVNGKGKRKPKLQQFYEELEHCGQRLMHYKECFEIMGKDRNSYSKTDLEATFMRMKEDHMLNGQLKPAYNVQIAVENYFIVHSYVSNDRTDYNTLIPVLEKHKEAFGEVLEEVTADSGYCSEKNLLYLKENKIDSYIKLQDHEKRKTRAYSKDIGKYYNMKTMVFEDEQVYICHDGRELRHINTEKKEQNGYTQTYEVYGCSDCSGCEHKSKCLYKYNPDKDIDKNKVMKINEVWEELREKSHANIQSEKGILKRQIRSIQTEGHFGDIKENEDFRRFNYRTSDKVYKEFMLFAIGRNINKYHRFLYAKLKKFEGKLQEKTA; translated from the coding sequence ATTATTTTGGGACATAATCATTTATGCTTGACACAGAAAATCAACTTTAGCTTCTATGAATTGAGTTTACCCGATGACGATCCAGTCTATACCCTAAAAAAAGTTATGGAGGATTTAGATTTTTCCGGACTATTAGCCAATTGTTCGGACAAGGGAAGAACAGGGTACAACCCGATCATGATGTATGCAGTTATTACTTATGCAAATATGCGTGGAATACGCTCTATTGATCGTATTGTGGATTTATGTGAAAGAGATATTGCTTTTATCTGGCTTACTCAAGGGAGGAAGCCTAAAAGAGATGCTTTTTATGAATTTAAAAGTAAGAAACTTACTTCAGATATTTTGGATGACTTAAACTATCAGTTTATGAGACGATTACAAAAAGAAGGATTTGTTACATTAAAAGAATTGTTCATTGATGGAACAAAAATAGAAGCTAATGCTAATCGTTATACTTTTGTATGGCGTGGAAGCATTAATTATCATCTTGCAGGTCTTCTGGATTCTATTGATAAGCTTTATTCAGACTATAATTCTTTTTTACAAGATAATGGATTTGGTGAAAAGTACGAGCTTGGAAATGCACAAATGTTTGTGATTGACGGAATTGATAGAGTTAGAGATATTATTGAAAAGAACAGAAAAAGAAAGATTACGAAACATAAAAAGCTATCTAATAACCGTATTATAGAGATTGATAACTGCTCGCCTATTGAAATACTTAAGCTTCAGAAAAACCTTATGACTATTGCTGACGGAGAAGGTATTGTATTTGTTAACGGAAAGGGTAAGAGAAAGCCAAAGCTTCAACAATTCTATGAAGAACTTGAACATTGTGGACAGCGATTAATGCACTATAAAGAATGTTTTGAGATTATGGGGAAAGATAGAAACAGCTATTCCAAAACTGATTTGGAAGCAACCTTTATGCGAATGAAGGAAGATCATATGCTTAATGGGCAGCTAAAGCCTGCATACAATGTACAGATAGCGGTAGAGAATTATTTTATTGTACATAGTTATGTAAGTAATGATCGTACAGATTATAATACATTAATTCCGGTCCTTGAAAAGCATAAGGAAGCATTCGGAGAAGTACTTGAAGAAGTGACGGCAGACAGCGGTTATTGTAGTGAGAAAAATCTCTTATATCTAAAAGAAAATAAGATAGATAGTTATATAAAACTACAGGATCATGAAAAACGAAAAACAAGAGCATACAGTAAAGATATAGGTAAATACTACAACATGAAGACAATGGTATTTGAAGATGAGCAAGTCTATATCTGTCATGACGGCCGTGAACTGAGACATATCAACACAGAAAAGAAAGAACAGAATGGTTATACACAAACATATGAAGTATATGGATGTTCAGACTGTAGTGGATGTGAACATAAGTCTAAATGTTTATACAAGTATAATCCTGATAAAGATATTGATAAGAATAAAGTAATGAAGATCAATGAAGTATGGGAAGAGCTCCGAGAGAAGTCACATGCTAACATACAGAGTGAAAAAGGTATTCTGAAACGACAGATACGCTCTATTCAAACAGAAGGTCATTTTGGAGATATTAAAGAGAATGAAGATTTCCGACGCTTTAACTATCGTACTTCAGATAAGGTTTATAAAGAATTTATGCTTTTTGCAATAGGAAGAAATATAAATAAATATCATCGTTTTCTCTATGCCAAACTAAAGAAATTTGAAGGAAAACTACAGGAGAAAACAGCATAG
- a CDS encoding alpha/beta hydrolase-fold protein: protein MFKTELNLPKNYDKTKSYPLILLNDGEIFRLNALKDKAIIIGLKAVNRLDAFTPYPAKNIRPGIPDFGGSADKYHRLVFETFLPEVLSEYNIDHERIVYGGYSLGGLAAVYSLSTVDIPGIVFSLCGSFWYPNFIKYCKDTDFKNKKASVYLLNGKNEGDKHNNILENAPKIATDLHSIIKEKIMDVTSVFDNYGHHENLESRYSNLCIWLSEKLKV, encoded by the coding sequence ATGTTTAAGACTGAACTAAACTTGCCAAAAAATTATGATAAAACGAAGAGTTATCCGCTTATACTTTTAAATGACGGTGAAATATTTCGCTTAAATGCTTTAAAAGATAAGGCGATAATTATCGGACTGAAAGCTGTAAACAGATTGGACGCTTTTACACCTTATCCCGCCAAAAATATAAGACCCGGTATACCCGATTTCGGCGGAAGTGCAGATAAATATCACAGACTGGTTTTTGAAACTTTTTTGCCTGAAGTTTTGTCTGAATACAATATAGATCATGAAAGAATTGTCTATGGCGGATATTCTCTTGGTGGGCTGGCTGCTGTATATTCTCTTTCAACCGTTGATATTCCGGGTATAGTGTTCTCACTTTGCGGTTCATTCTGGTATCCGAATTTTATAAAATACTGTAAAGATACAGATTTTAAAAATAAAAAAGCTTCCGTTTATTTGCTGAACGGAAAAAATGAGGGAGATAAACATAATAATATTTTAGAAAATGCTCCAAAGATTGCTACAGATTTACACAGTATAATTAAAGAAAAGATTATGGATGTTACCTCTGTATTTGATAATTACGGACATCACGAAAATCTTGAAAGCAGATATAGTAATCTGTGCATATGGCTAAGTGAAAAACTTAAAGTTTAA
- a CDS encoding heme/hemin ABC transporter substrate-binding protein, giving the protein MKKIFNIAIGTFISLALIGCASTTDNSSANSTLAQTTVAESTSLAESSTADEKKSSETVYPVSITTYDADGKEITQVFEKSPERIITNNLSSTEILIDLGLQDKIVGMLNPDNEITDDYAAAISAIPHIGDKKSVSKEVVLSNNPDIIIGRNMMFSDKSLGTIDSWNENGIPVYTQKSSVSNMKQSLENVIEDIRNIGIIFNVQEKANTYADELEKKVSAVVTSDNNNSGELKNALIMCAYNDSTFGAYKSALQESILNTLGYTNVATGTSDLTLENLVTMAPEVIIYVTSDRNKEMDTNAVELMKNNSVLSDVPAIANDKIMTISYDEFMDYGASSIKALEDINTFLNK; this is encoded by the coding sequence ATGAAAAAAATATTTAATATAGCCATAGGTACATTTATTTCACTTGCACTCATAGGATGTGCAAGCACCACAGATAACAGCTCTGCAAATTCTACTCTTGCACAAACAACTGTAGCGGAAAGTACTTCACTTGCCGAAAGTTCAACCGCGGATGAAAAGAAGTCTTCTGAAACTGTTTATCCTGTCAGCATTACAACTTATGATGCTGACGGTAAAGAAATCACTCAGGTATTTGAAAAATCTCCTGAGCGAATAATAACCAATAATCTCTCATCTACAGAAATACTTATTGACCTCGGATTACAGGATAAAATCGTAGGTATGTTAAACCCCGACAATGAAATCACAGATGATTATGCTGCCGCTATTTCCGCCATACCCCATATCGGTGATAAAAAGAGTGTATCAAAAGAGGTTGTTTTATCCAATAACCCTGACATCATAATAGGAAGAAATATGATGTTTTCAGATAAATCTTTGGGAACAATTGACTCCTGGAATGAGAACGGTATACCTGTATATACTCAAAAATCATCTGTTTCCAATATGAAGCAAAGCCTTGAAAATGTTATTGAAGATATAAGGAATATAGGAATAATCTTCAATGTTCAGGAAAAAGCAAATACATATGCCGATGAACTTGAGAAAAAAGTCAGTGCTGTAGTAACTTCAGATAATAACAATTCCGGCGAATTAAAAAATGCTCTCATTATGTGTGCATACAATGATTCAACCTTTGGTGCTTACAAATCTGCACTACAGGAAAGTATACTGAATACATTGGGATACACAAATGTTGCAACAGGAACTTCAGATTTGACACTTGAAAATCTTGTCACAATGGCACCTGAAGTAATCATCTATGTTACAAGCGACAGAAATAAAGAGATGGATACAAATGCCGTGGAGCTTATGAAGAATAATTCTGTTTTAAGTGATGTACCTGCCATAGCAAATGACAAAATCATGACTATTTCATATGATGAGTTTATGGACTACGGTGCATCTTCTATTAAAGCACTGGAAGATATAAATACCTTCCTGAATAAATAA
- a CDS encoding ABC transporter ATP-binding protein, which produces MDLKCTDISYSIKDKIILNNVSIGISGNKFYSILGPNGCGKTTLLKTIYRILKPSSGIILLNNKNIEHIRLKDSAKEMAVVAQFNEINFDCNVKDMVMLGRTPHIGFMQTERQKDYDIVEDALRKVGMLDKSERSYLSLSGGEKQRVALARAIAQNPSLLLLDEPTNHLDIKYKIEILQIIKDLNINVLAVLHDIQLACKYSDHIYLMKGGEVRYEGSPKSTITNKSMKDVYDIDCKISWADDNQALIEYI; this is translated from the coding sequence ATGGACTTAAAATGCACTGATATATCATATTCTATAAAAGATAAGATCATATTAAACAATGTTTCCATAGGGATAAGCGGAAATAAATTTTATTCGATACTCGGACCAAACGGTTGCGGTAAAACCACATTATTAAAAACTATATATAGAATTTTAAAACCGTCCTCCGGCATCATCTTATTGAATAATAAAAATATAGAGCATATTCGTTTGAAAGATTCGGCAAAGGAAATGGCTGTAGTTGCACAGTTTAATGAAATAAATTTTGATTGTAATGTAAAAGATATGGTCATGCTTGGAAGAACACCTCATATAGGATTTATGCAAACGGAAAGACAAAAAGACTATGATATCGTGGAAGACGCTTTGAGAAAAGTGGGTATGCTCGATAAATCAGAGCGATCATATCTCTCACTTTCAGGAGGTGAAAAACAACGTGTGGCACTTGCCCGCGCTATAGCCCAAAACCCCTCTTTGCTTCTTCTTGATGAGCCTACAAATCATTTGGATATAAAATATAAAATTGAAATTCTTCAAATTATAAAGGATTTAAATATTAATGTGCTTGCAGTACTTCATGATATTCAATTGGCATGTAAGTATTCCGATCATATTTATCTTATGAAAGGGGGTGAGGTAAGGTACGAAGGCAGTCCAAAATCAACTATAACAAACAAATCCATGAAAGATGTATACGACATCGATTGCAAAATATCATGGGCAGATGATAATCAAGCCTTGATAGAATATATTTAA
- a CDS encoding FecCD family ABC transporter permease has translation MSKTKKDFKFIILLTVLFIALLLSVLIGISLGAVRISLKDTFNILLNSVSGTQNIDDLSKSTIAIVLNMRVPRVIMGIFVGAGLAICGTIMQTTANNPISEPYILGISAGATFGATFFIILGLKSLTGIGAFSGSIISTAVVLFIASIGKKITTTSLILSGAVVNALFSAFSNFIISIGANSDSMMTIKFWTMGSLASASWEDTELLIAVIVISFIFFFSQYRVLNAMLMGDEVAVTLGINLHKYRFIYMIFISMITGILVSKCGIIGFVGLITPHISRILVGTDHKKILPLSTLLGSLFILWSDILARCLIDKAELPIGIFTSLVGGPFFIYIVVKNQRGGQR, from the coding sequence ATGTCGAAAACTAAAAAGGACTTTAAGTTTATAATCTTACTTACAGTCCTGTTTATAGCCTTACTGCTCTCCGTACTTATAGGTATTTCACTCGGAGCGGTAAGAATATCTTTAAAGGATACATTCAATATACTTTTAAATAGTGTATCAGGCACTCAAAATATAGATGATTTATCCAAATCCACTATTGCAATTGTATTGAATATGAGAGTACCAAGAGTAATAATGGGAATTTTTGTAGGAGCGGGTTTGGCTATTTGCGGAACGATAATGCAAACTACCGCTAACAATCCCATATCAGAGCCATACATATTAGGAATTTCAGCCGGTGCAACATTTGGAGCCACTTTTTTTATTATACTTGGTTTAAAATCTCTGACCGGAATAGGAGCATTTTCGGGTTCTATTATATCAACAGCTGTGGTTCTTTTTATTGCTTCGATAGGTAAGAAAATAACAACTACAAGTCTAATACTGTCCGGAGCTGTTGTAAACGCCTTATTCAGCGCTTTTTCAAACTTCATAATATCTATAGGTGCCAATTCAGACAGTATGATGACAATAAAATTCTGGACCATGGGATCTCTTGCAAGTGCTTCATGGGAAGATACCGAACTGCTTATCGCTGTTATTGTAATATCCTTTATTTTCTTTTTCTCACAATACAGAGTTTTAAATGCCATGCTTATGGGTGATGAGGTCGCTGTTACGCTTGGAATAAATTTACATAAGTACAGATTTATTTATATGATATTTATTTCTATGATTACAGGAATTTTGGTATCGAAATGCGGAATAATAGGTTTTGTAGGTTTAATTACACCTCATATATCAAGAATCCTTGTAGGTACAGACCATAAAAAGATACTCCCACTCTCAACCCTACTCGGTAGCTTATTTATACTCTGGTCTGATATTCTTGCCAGATGTCTTATTGACAAAGCGGAATTACCGATAGGAATATTTACTTCTTTAGTTGGTGGGCCTTTCTTTATTTATATAGTCGTAAAAAATCAAAGAGGGGGACAAAGATAA